From one Acidobacteriota bacterium genomic stretch:
- the ubiG gene encoding 3-demethylubiquinone-9 3-O-methyltransferase, translated as MALTPGPAGQVNNDLYHALGERWYSAQDDPVALLRAESRMRNPWIAAELGRAFPMDRVKVLDVGCGAGFLANYLAQRGVAVTGLDASAESLMVARAHDVTGRVHYETGDAYALPYAAASFQAVCAMDFLEHVDDPRRVIAECARVLQPGGLFFFATFNRNPIAWLVAIKGVEWFVKNTPPRLHQLRCFIKPAELRGMCADNGLRVAELRGSVPKLTRAFWRMLLTGEVSDEFAFQFSRSTLTGYLGMAVKGIDGLQRQGLSFQ; from the coding sequence ATGGCCCTCACGCCCGGCCCAGCAGGCCAAGTCAACAACGACCTCTATCACGCCTTAGGCGAGCGCTGGTATAGCGCGCAAGACGATCCCGTCGCGTTGCTGCGCGCGGAATCGCGTATGCGCAATCCGTGGATTGCCGCTGAGTTGGGCCGCGCTTTTCCAATGGACAGGGTGAAGGTGTTGGACGTCGGTTGCGGGGCGGGCTTTTTGGCGAATTACCTGGCCCAACGCGGCGTTGCTGTGACGGGCCTGGATGCTTCCGCCGAGAGCCTGATGGTTGCGCGGGCGCACGATGTCACGGGCCGCGTGCATTATGAAACGGGCGATGCTTATGCTTTGCCGTATGCCGCCGCTTCTTTCCAAGCCGTCTGTGCGATGGATTTCCTCGAGCACGTAGATGATCCGCGCCGTGTGATTGCCGAATGCGCGCGCGTGTTGCAACCGGGCGGATTGTTTTTCTTCGCCACCTTCAATCGCAACCCGATTGCCTGGCTCGTCGCCATCAAAGGCGTCGAATGGTTCGTCAAAAATACGCCGCCGCGTTTGCATCAATTGCGCTGCTTCATCAAACCGGCGGAGTTGCGCGGCATGTGCGCTGATAACGGTTTGCGCGTTGCGGAGTTGCGCGGCTCGGTACCCAAACTGACGCGGGCGTTTTGGCGTATGTTGCTGACCGGTGAGGTTAGTGATGAGTTCGCATTTCAATTCAGCCGCAGCACGTTGACGGGGTATCTCGGGATGGCCGTTAAAGGAATTGATGGCTTGCAAAGACAAGGACTGAGCTTTCAGTGA
- a CDS encoding naringenin-chalcone synthase → MNHRTYLADFKVILPRYQRAQDYAFGWLAAAHARAEATANGANGHSPMEQEWLTRMERLVRRYGCSPTSIGKRYSELEDFLHQDWSRMQIFNLHESAEGRGLDARNQYFAEMANRALGDFFADETDAPADLLHVTCTGYASPSAIQRLLDAKEWHTQTRATQVYHMGCYAAVPALRVARGLLLNPQSDNGHLPQTGRAEIVHTELCTLHFNPRDHRPEQLVVQSLFADGHIRYALTLQEAPPPAGFEVLAVREEVVPNTLADMTWVPSEWGFRMTLAREVPEKIAAALPGYLQRLFVQAGECYETARDRACFAVHPGGPRIIDSVQTLLGLREDQVAISRALLFEHGNMSSATLPHVWGRMLQTPEIKPGTLVGSLAFGPGLTIAGALFRKL, encoded by the coding sequence ATGAACCATCGCACTTACCTCGCTGATTTCAAGGTTATCCTGCCCCGTTACCAACGCGCACAGGATTACGCGTTTGGCTGGCTGGCAGCAGCCCACGCGCGGGCCGAGGCTACCGCCAATGGCGCCAATGGACATTCCCCGATGGAACAGGAATGGCTCACACGCATGGAGCGGCTGGTCAGACGTTATGGCTGTTCGCCCACGAGCATTGGCAAGCGCTATTCGGAACTCGAAGATTTTTTGCATCAGGACTGGTCGCGCATGCAGATTTTCAACCTGCACGAGAGCGCCGAAGGCCGCGGCCTGGATGCGCGCAATCAGTATTTCGCTGAGATGGCCAACCGCGCGCTCGGTGATTTCTTTGCTGATGAAACCGACGCGCCTGCCGATCTGTTGCACGTCACCTGTACTGGCTACGCCTCGCCGAGCGCCATCCAACGCTTGCTCGACGCCAAGGAATGGCACACGCAAACGCGTGCGACTCAGGTCTATCACATGGGTTGTTATGCCGCCGTGCCCGCTTTGCGGGTGGCGCGCGGGCTGCTGCTCAATCCGCAAAGCGACAACGGGCATCTGCCGCAAACCGGGCGCGCCGAGATTGTGCACACCGAATTGTGCACGCTGCATTTCAATCCGCGCGATCACCGGCCCGAACAATTGGTCGTGCAAAGCCTGTTTGCCGACGGCCACATCCGTTACGCGCTGACTTTGCAGGAAGCGCCGCCGCCCGCCGGGTTTGAAGTCCTGGCCGTGCGCGAAGAAGTCGTGCCGAACACGCTGGCCGATATGACCTGGGTGCCGTCGGAATGGGGCTTTCGCATGACGCTGGCGCGCGAAGTGCCCGAAAAAATCGCCGCCGCCTTGCCCGGCTACTTGCAACGGCTTTTTGTCCAGGCGGGCGAATGTTACGAAACCGCGCGTGACCGCGCCTGTTTTGCCGTGCATCCGGGTGGGCCGCGCATTATTGATTCCGTGCAAACGCTGCTGGGCTTGCGCGAAGATCAAGTCGCCATCAGCCGGGCCTTGCTGTTTGAGCACGGCAATATGTCATCGGCCACACTGCCGCACGTCTGGGGGCGGATGTTGCAAACGCCGGAAATCAAACCCGGCACGCTGGTCGGGAGCCTGGCGTTTGGGCCGGGATTGACGATTGCCGGGGCGTTGTTCAGGAAGCTTTAG
- a CDS encoding AAA family ATPase, with product MNFPFDDDDFLEPERAPSRQERDGLREFVRALPLIPPPDIFARLEQLGYKGQDEPRRALSLLAYRHVRRLKRLHVDGETRRLLPPKQNTLLVGPTGSGKTFLIESLFQQLFHLPTLIVDVTSFTESGYVGDDVHTILTRLVYAAEGDLLLAQCGVICLDEFDKLASSTSNARFAGEGTTKDVSGYGVQRELLKMLEGKDVMVPMDFGASAYGQRAPLSTLDIPFIACGTFSGMDDVLKATSKSIGFKDKANNAEAGSPVLEEIEGFQRYGFLPELMGRFARIVRFQSLSAATLKQILHDNVLPQFVREFQLEGLHLNVTDGALDFIIERSLKRGTGARGLHANLVAAVEQAAFDNFQRVTNAEIVIEVARGNLRSELRKRA from the coding sequence GTGAACTTTCCCTTCGATGACGATGATTTTTTGGAACCGGAGCGCGCGCCGTCGCGGCAGGAGCGCGACGGGTTGCGCGAGTTTGTGCGAGCCTTGCCGCTGATTCCGCCACCCGACATTTTTGCGCGGCTGGAGCAGTTGGGCTACAAAGGGCAGGATGAACCACGCCGCGCGCTTTCGTTGCTGGCCTATCGCCATGTGCGCCGTTTGAAACGCTTGCATGTGGACGGCGAAACGCGCCGCCTGTTGCCGCCCAAGCAAAACACCTTGCTGGTCGGGCCGACCGGCAGCGGCAAGACCTTTTTGATCGAATCGCTCTTTCAACAACTCTTCCATCTGCCCACGCTGATCGTGGACGTGACCAGTTTCACCGAGAGCGGTTATGTCGGCGATGACGTGCATACGATTCTGACGCGGCTGGTTTATGCCGCCGAAGGCGATTTGCTGCTGGCCCAGTGCGGCGTGATTTGCCTGGACGAATTCGACAAGCTGGCCTCGTCCACCAGCAATGCGCGCTTCGCCGGCGAAGGCACGACCAAAGATGTCTCGGGTTATGGCGTGCAACGCGAATTGCTGAAAATGCTGGAAGGCAAAGACGTCATGGTGCCGATGGATTTCGGCGCTTCGGCTTATGGGCAACGCGCGCCGCTCTCGACACTGGATATTCCGTTTATCGCCTGCGGGACGTTTTCCGGGATGGATGATGTGCTCAAGGCGACCAGCAAATCCATTGGCTTTAAGGACAAGGCTAACAATGCCGAGGCCGGGTCGCCGGTCTTGGAAGAGATTGAAGGTTTTCAACGCTATGGGTTTTTGCCCGAACTGATGGGCCGCTTTGCGCGCATCGTGCGGTTCCAGTCCTTGTCGGCGGCGACGCTCAAGCAGATTTTGCACGACAACGTGCTGCCGCAATTCGTGCGCGAATTCCAACTCGAAGGATTGCACTTGAATGTGACGGACGGCGCGCTGGATTTCATCATCGAACGCAGCCTCAAACGCGGCACCGGCGCGCGCGGGTTGCACGCCAATCTGGTGGCGGCGGTCGAACAAGCGGCCTTTGATAATTTTCAACGCGTGACCAATGCCGAAATCGTGATTGAGGTCGCGCGCGGCAATTTGCGGAGCGAATTGCGCAAGCGGGCATAA
- a CDS encoding cytochrome c3 family protein: protein MQTFRLIRTDQNADASALVSESLLLGRAHASEVQLPHPRVAAAHAGIKWHDGAFWLTALVEAPNGVVLLNNAAVQQAPLSTGDILRIGPYRLRLAVQEATLQITVEFALDLAEPEAPEPPLFAGTPADERVLERYWERRLQSAEAGGMPRQPLQAVQARPAVEQDGSELRRRRAQALAGGALLLMLFVVAAAWAFPQVSSPGLLSAAHQAKTLPAASTIANQTSGACSACHTLTGTSAQQCAACHTTPTFQTALGQTHLNLGLTCRACHAEHRGTNFKPALVSNTVCTNCHQTEPFAQTQNGQHTLHGPAVAYPVKNGLWLWDGVSQTAWQQHGLPGRTVEYNLRAQFHLLHGQGRAQGRTQCADCHLGGAADAALKQHVREACAQCHSLQPAFATALARLAETQPLLAGKARCVSCHAQHGAEKDLRASVRK, encoded by the coding sequence ATGCAGACGTTTCGCCTCATTCGTACCGATCAAAATGCCGACGCCAGTGCGCTGGTGAGCGAGAGCCTGTTGCTGGGCCGCGCCCACGCCAGCGAAGTGCAGTTGCCGCATCCGCGCGTGGCGGCGGCGCACGCGGGCATCAAGTGGCACGACGGCGCGTTCTGGCTCACCGCCCTCGTCGAAGCGCCGAACGGCGTCGTGCTGTTGAACAATGCCGCCGTGCAACAAGCGCCCTTGAGCACTGGCGACATCCTGCGGATCGGGCCTTACCGGCTGCGTCTGGCCGTGCAGGAGGCAACGCTGCAAATCACGGTGGAATTTGCACTGGACTTGGCTGAGCCGGAAGCGCCCGAGCCGCCGCTTTTCGCGGGCACCCCAGCGGATGAACGTGTCTTGGAAAGATATTGGGAACGACGGCTGCAAAGCGCGGAGGCAGGCGGGATGCCGCGTCAACCATTGCAGGCTGTTCAGGCGCGGCCTGCGGTCGAACAGGACGGCAGCGAATTACGGCGCAGGCGCGCGCAGGCGCTGGCGGGCGGGGCCTTGTTGCTGATGTTGTTTGTGGTGGCGGCGGCGTGGGCCTTCCCGCAGGTCTCTTCGCCGGGGCTGTTGTCGGCGGCACATCAGGCCAAGACGCTGCCCGCGGCCAGCACCATTGCCAACCAGACCAGCGGTGCGTGCAGCGCTTGTCACACCCTGACCGGCACGTCGGCGCAACAGTGCGCGGCTTGTCACACGACCCCGACCTTTCAGACGGCGTTGGGGCAAACGCATCTGAACCTGGGGCTGACCTGCCGCGCTTGCCACGCCGAACATCGCGGGACGAATTTCAAACCAGCCTTGGTCTCCAACACGGTTTGCACCAACTGCCACCAAACGGAGCCGTTCGCGCAGACTCAAAACGGCCAGCACACATTGCACGGGCCCGCCGTTGCTTATCCGGTTAAGAATGGGTTGTGGTTGTGGGATGGCGTGTCGCAAACGGCCTGGCAACAGCATGGCTTGCCGGGCCGCACCGTCGAGTACAACTTGCGCGCGCAATTCCACCTGCTGCACGGCCAAGGCCGGGCACAGGGCCGCACGCAATGTGCGGATTGTCATTTGGGCGGCGCCGCAGACGCGGCCTTGAAACAGCACGTGCGCGAAGCTTGCGCGCAGTGCCACAGCCTGCAACCGGCGTTTGCCACGGCGCTGGCGCGGCTGGCCGAGACGCAGCCGTTGCTGGCGGGCAAGGCGCGTTGCGTCAGTTGCCATGCGCAACACGGCGCGGAAAAGGATTTGCGCGCCAGCGTGCGAAAGTAG
- a CDS encoding cyclic nucleotide-binding domain-containing protein: MPQENRAPAAMLAAIAKTAALADLSGQTPAHGLPEAELQALLEGHAYAGHTLAPHLRLLTYEPGEEIVREGEWGGDCFYFVVEGAADVFVKRGYAKVGELQPGALFGEMSVLANLPRSSTVCAPPEAPVSVLEVQRQALPLLRKLPQFAAVLDKTYRRNSRALFLQDLGVATRLDAEALNKLSTISQYRVYEPGHVLFQEGESIRRLFVLKTGWLKLSKASEAQRHEGDATDWAVLAHEDYLGAGHCLGLEGVASELPWPQTATLLTRAEVLEISVTLLRETEALSEDLNTALKKLAPDAAQAYQRQPLPIAAAQNSLIRSGVAATSNLLAIDARTCIRCGNCAAACQDLHGQSRLSLKGFSLTRPLTLTPPAAWPPPLRPRLQPLLVPSVCQHCRQPDCLTGCPVNAIQVLPDGRVDINAQTCIGCGDCAALCPFDAITLVARAGPDAATTNGEAAALPVAQVAVKCDLCVGAACNADVSKPHVHGCEENCPTGALRRVVPDEEFAELHHIKGARLARLYRKREGKTLQLLERWHAQPVVNAIHLAGSAGILFLFLLAFAPPLLGWEYGGTRAWAWFSALPGTLGLCATGLYAARKRARTARWGPLRYWLLAHSYVGLGTLLLFVWHGALAGQTAQPTPLTKGLALALSLTCLTGVLGQLLNVLVPRWLTKHEAQPWLLADLLARRTALLAAADADAGQLRQLNRLIAGQRLLRAWVWPHVLSAVLLLALLLLHLWQVVYFSWR, translated from the coding sequence ATGCCGCAAGAAAACCGCGCGCCCGCCGCCATGCTGGCTGCCATAGCAAAGACTGCCGCGCTGGCCGATTTGTCGGGCCAGACGCCGGCGCACGGGCTGCCCGAGGCCGAATTGCAGGCGCTGTTGGAAGGTCACGCATACGCCGGGCACACGCTTGCGCCACATCTGCGCCTGCTGACCTATGAGCCGGGCGAAGAGATCGTGCGTGAGGGCGAATGGGGCGGCGACTGCTTTTATTTTGTGGTCGAAGGGGCGGCGGATGTGTTCGTCAAACGCGGCTATGCCAAGGTCGGCGAATTACAACCGGGTGCACTCTTTGGCGAAATGTCGGTGCTGGCCAATCTGCCGCGCTCTTCGACCGTGTGCGCGCCGCCGGAGGCGCCGGTCAGCGTGTTGGAAGTGCAGCGTCAGGCCCTGCCGCTCTTGCGCAAGCTGCCGCAGTTCGCGGCGGTGCTCGATAAAACCTATCGCCGCAACAGCCGCGCCCTGTTTTTGCAAGATCTGGGTGTGGCGACGCGGCTCGATGCCGAAGCCCTGAACAAGCTTTCCACCATTTCGCAGTATCGCGTGTATGAGCCGGGGCACGTGCTGTTTCAAGAAGGCGAATCAATCCGGCGGCTCTTTGTGCTGAAAACCGGCTGGCTGAAGTTGAGCAAGGCCAGCGAAGCGCAAAGGCACGAGGGCGACGCGACGGATTGGGCCGTGCTGGCGCACGAAGATTATCTGGGCGCGGGGCATTGCCTGGGTTTGGAGGGCGTAGCCAGCGAGTTGCCGTGGCCGCAAACCGCCACCTTATTGACGCGCGCCGAGGTGCTGGAAATTTCGGTGACCCTGCTGCGTGAAACCGAGGCGTTGAGCGAAGACCTCAACACCGCCCTGAAAAAACTGGCCCCCGACGCGGCGCAGGCCTATCAGCGCCAGCCGCTGCCGATTGCCGCCGCGCAAAACAGCTTGATCCGCAGCGGGGTCGCCGCGACCTCAAATTTGCTGGCGATTGATGCGCGCACCTGCATTCGCTGCGGCAATTGCGCGGCGGCCTGCCAGGATTTGCACGGGCAGTCGCGGCTGTCGTTAAAAGGCTTCAGTTTGACGCGCCCCTTAACGTTGACGCCGCCCGCCGCCTGGCCGCCGCCGTTACGGCCCCGGTTGCAACCGTTGCTGGTGCCGTCGGTTTGCCAGCATTGCCGCCAGCCGGATTGTTTGACCGGTTGCCCCGTCAACGCGATCCAAGTCCTGCCCGATGGCCGCGTGGACATCAATGCGCAAACCTGTATCGGTTGCGGCGATTGCGCGGCCTTATGCCCGTTTGACGCCATCACACTGGTGGCGCGCGCCGGGCCGGACGCCGCGACCACGAACGGGGAAGCCGCAGCGCTGCCGGTCGCGCAGGTGGCCGTGAAATGCGATTTATGCGTGGGCGCGGCCTGCAACGCTGACGTCAGCAAACCGCACGTGCACGGGTGCGAAGAGAATTGTCCCACGGGCGCCTTGCGGCGCGTCGTGCCGGATGAGGAATTTGCCGAGCTACACCACATCAAAGGCGCGCGGCTGGCGCGGTTGTATCGCAAGCGCGAGGGCAAGACGCTGCAACTGCTTGAACGCTGGCACGCGCAGCCCGTGGTCAATGCAATTCATCTGGCGGGCAGCGCCGGCATTCTGTTCCTGTTCCTGCTGGCCTTTGCGCCGCCGCTGTTGGGTTGGGAGTATGGCGGCACGCGCGCGTGGGCCTGGTTCAGCGCCTTGCCGGGAACGCTGGGGCTGTGTGCCACGGGCTTGTACGCCGCCCGCAAACGCGCGCGGACGGCTCGTTGGGGGCCGTTGCGGTATTGGCTGCTGGCGCATAGTTACGTTGGCTTAGGCACGCTGCTGTTGTTTGTCTGGCATGGCGCGCTGGCTGGACAGACGGCCCAGCCGACGCCCTTGACCAAAGGGCTGGCGCTGGCTTTGAGCCTGACTTGCTTGACCGGCGTGCTGGGGCAATTGCTGAATGTGCTGGTGCCGCGCTGGCTGACCAAACACGAAGCGCAGCCCTGGCTGCTGGCAGATTTGCTGGCGCGCCGCACGGCCTTGTTGGCCGCCGCCGACGCCGACGCCGGGCAGTTGCGGCAACTCAACCGGTTGATCGCCGGACAACGCTTGTTGCGCGCTTGGGTTTGGCCGCACGTGTTGAGCGCCGTGTTGCTGCTGGCGCTCTTGCTCTTGCATCTTTGGCAAGTCGTCTATTTCAGTTGGCGTTGA
- a CDS encoding IPT/TIG domain-containing protein yields MKSNAKRFFVALFTLSFVALLSWQRHPAAAASTNSAKTAVGKRLQGAPTFNKEVVRLFQKNCQSCHHPGDIAPFSLMSYKEARPWAVSIREQVVLKNMPPWKPQPGCGDFKDQRALTPDEINTLAAWVDAGAPEGNAADLPKAQEFPDGWALGAPDFIATPAESFTPPQGKDTYRCFVVPTAQLRGDRWLQGLDVRPGNSKIVHHVIAYADPLGKSIELDAKEAGPGYTCFGGPGFDISLGINEILAGNSPMLGGWAPGSRGYFAPEGNGVKLPSNPNARVVLQVHYHPTGQPETDRTSVGFYFAQKPVSKAMLPLPLVNQTFVIPAGAKAQQVTARFTATGFAGKILGITPHMHLLGKQIKVEMTQPGQPTQCLVNIPNWNFNWQGSYLYQNAIPFAANTRVDLSCVFDNSTDNPFQPNNPPKAVKWGEETTDEMALAFIAFTLDALTLPSSSPQLTDVAADDKGNLVVNGAGFLAGADIEVNGQRLSDTQADASGKVFSGNQWKVFAAPGQSVNVTVINPDGVRTATRSFTRNATARTVAAVSAASYVAGAVAPESIVAAFGEYLASNTAAATSTPLPTELAGTSVRVNGILAPLFFVSRQQLNFLLPAGVSSGNAIIEIVTSDGQLSRNTLAINGIAPSLFTANASGTGVPVGVVSPDGINFYPISNADGSPIALNGGEYLVLFGTGFRRAATETVEITIGGRKVPAIYTGAQGGLVGVDQLNTELPKDVSGLVDLVLTVNGRQANVVKVRLK; encoded by the coding sequence ATGAAATCAAACGCCAAACGTTTTTTTGTCGCGCTCTTTACGCTGAGTTTCGTCGCGCTCTTGTCGTGGCAACGCCACCCTGCCGCTGCGGCTTCAACGAATTCAGCCAAAACCGCCGTCGGCAAACGTCTGCAAGGCGCGCCGACCTTTAACAAAGAGGTCGTGCGCCTCTTTCAAAAGAACTGCCAAAGCTGCCACCACCCCGGCGACATCGCGCCGTTCTCGCTGATGAGTTACAAAGAGGCGCGCCCCTGGGCCGTCTCGATCCGCGAACAGGTCGTGCTGAAAAACATGCCGCCGTGGAAACCGCAGCCTGGTTGCGGCGATTTCAAAGACCAGCGCGCGCTGACGCCGGACGAGATCAACACCCTCGCCGCCTGGGTGGACGCGGGCGCGCCCGAAGGCAACGCGGCGGACTTGCCGAAGGCGCAGGAATTCCCCGACGGCTGGGCACTGGGCGCGCCTGATTTCATCGCCACACCCGCCGAGAGCTTCACGCCGCCGCAGGGCAAGGACACCTATCGCTGCTTCGTCGTGCCGACCGCGCAATTGCGCGGCGACCGCTGGTTGCAGGGCCTGGACGTGCGGCCCGGCAACAGCAAGATCGTGCATCACGTGATCGCCTATGCCGACCCGCTCGGCAAATCCATCGAGTTGGACGCGAAGGAAGCCGGCCCCGGCTACACCTGTTTTGGCGGGCCGGGCTTCGACATTTCGCTGGGCATCAATGAAATTCTGGCGGGCAATTCGCCGATGCTGGGCGGCTGGGCGCCCGGCTCGCGCGGCTATTTCGCGCCCGAAGGCAATGGCGTCAAATTGCCCAGCAATCCCAACGCGCGCGTCGTGCTGCAAGTGCACTACCATCCAACCGGCCAGCCCGAAACCGACCGCACCTCGGTGGGTTTTTACTTCGCGCAAAAGCCCGTCAGCAAGGCGATGCTGCCGTTGCCGCTGGTCAATCAAACCTTTGTCATCCCGGCGGGCGCAAAAGCCCAGCAGGTCACCGCGCGTTTCACCGCGACTGGTTTCGCAGGCAAGATTCTGGGCATCACGCCGCACATGCATTTGCTGGGCAAGCAAATCAAAGTCGAGATGACGCAACCCGGCCAGCCGACGCAGTGTCTGGTCAACATTCCCAACTGGAATTTCAACTGGCAGGGTTCATATCTTTACCAGAACGCGATTCCATTCGCGGCGAATACACGTGTGGATTTGAGTTGCGTCTTCGACAATTCGACCGACAATCCGTTCCAGCCCAACAACCCGCCCAAGGCCGTCAAATGGGGCGAAGAGACGACCGACGAAATGGCGCTGGCCTTTATCGCCTTCACGCTGGACGCGCTGACCTTGCCATCGTCGTCGCCGCAACTGACCGATGTGGCGGCTGACGACAAAGGCAATCTCGTCGTCAACGGCGCGGGTTTCCTGGCGGGCGCGGACATCGAAGTCAACGGCCAGCGCCTGTCGGACACCCAAGCCGACGCGAGCGGCAAAGTGTTTTCCGGCAATCAATGGAAGGTCTTCGCCGCGCCGGGCCAGAGCGTCAACGTCACCGTCATCAATCCTGACGGCGTGCGCACGGCCACGCGCAGCTTCACCCGCAACGCGACGGCGCGCACAGTGGCCGCAGTCTCGGCAGCTAGTTACGTCGCCGGCGCTGTCGCTCCTGAAAGCATCGTCGCGGCCTTTGGCGAATATCTTGCGAGCAACACGGCGGCGGCCACCAGCACGCCACTGCCCACCGAACTCGCAGGCACTTCGGTGCGTGTCAACGGCATCCTCGCGCCGCTCTTTTTTGTCTCGCGCCAACAACTCAACTTCCTGCTCCCGGCAGGCGTGAGTTCCGGCAACGCCATCATCGAAATCGTCACCAGCGACGGCCAGCTTTCGCGCAATACGCTGGCGATCAACGGCATCGCGCCGAGCCTGTTCACTGCCAACGCTTCGGGCACCGGCGTCCCCGTCGGCGTCGTCTCGCCGGACGGCATCAACTTTTATCCGATCAGCAATGCGGATGGTTCACCCATCGCGCTCAATGGCGGCGAATACCTCGTGCTCTTCGGCACGGGCTTCCGACGCGCGGCGACCGAGACTGTCGAGATCACCATCGGCGGGCGCAAAGTACCCGCGATTTATACTGGCGCACAGGGCGGCCTCGTCGGCGTGGATCAGCTCAACACCGAATTACCCAAGGACGTTTCGGGCCTGGTGGATTTGGTGCTGACGGTGAATGGGCGGCAGGCGAATGTGGTGAAGGTGCGGCTGAAATAA
- a CDS encoding nucleotidyltransferase domain-containing protein: MTPKVQMILAELKQRLTAIYGDRLVKLVLFGSQARGDATAESDIDTLLVLRGPVDAGEELERTSVCVADLSLANDVVVSRTFATEQSFQHERSPLLLNIRREGVSV; encoded by the coding sequence ATGACTCCAAAAGTACAAATGATCCTGGCTGAATTGAAGCAGCGCCTGACCGCCATTTATGGCGATCGGCTGGTCAAATTGGTGTTATTCGGTTCGCAGGCGCGCGGTGATGCGACGGCGGAATCGGATATTGACACGCTGCTGGTATTGCGCGGGCCAGTAGATGCGGGCGAAGAGTTGGAACGCACCAGTGTGTGTGTGGCGGATTTATCGCTGGCAAACGATGTCGTGGTTTCGCGCACCTTCGCCACCGAGCAAAGCTTTCAACACGAGCGCAGCCCGTTGCTGTTGAACATCCGCCGCGAAGGAGTAAGCGTATGA
- a CDS encoding VWA domain-containing protein: protein MSEQTALAPNLADAVEFAENPEPRCPCVLLVDTSGSMQGAAIAALNDGLRAFKNDLMKDTLASRRVEVAIVTFSSDVQIVQDFVTADQFEPPTLHAEGATLMGSAIHQALDLLAARKAQYRASGVAYYRPWVFLITDGEPQGEPEDVILQASQRIRDDEQNKRVAFFAVGIEEANLERLRQLTVRTPVRLIGLNFVEMFVWLSRSTQAVSHSRVDEQVALPPPGWGTV, encoded by the coding sequence ATGTCCGAGCAAACTGCACTCGCCCCCAATCTCGCTGATGCCGTCGAATTTGCCGAAAACCCTGAACCGCGCTGTCCATGCGTGTTGCTGGTGGATACCTCCGGCTCAATGCAGGGCGCGGCCATCGCCGCTTTGAACGATGGCCTGCGCGCCTTCAAAAACGATTTGATGAAAGACACGCTGGCTTCGCGCCGCGTCGAAGTCGCCATCGTCACCTTCAGCAGCGACGTGCAGATCGTGCAGGATTTCGTCACCGCCGATCAGTTTGAACCACCGACGTTGCACGCCGAAGGCGCGACGCTGATGGGCAGCGCGATTCATCAGGCGCTCGATTTGCTGGCCGCGCGCAAGGCGCAATACCGCGCGAGCGGCGTGGCCTATTACCGCCCCTGGGTTTTTCTGATCACCGATGGCGAACCGCAGGGCGAACCAGAAGACGTGATTTTGCAAGCCTCACAACGCATCCGCGATGACGAACAAAACAAGCGCGTGGCTTTCTTTGCCGTCGGCATCGAAGAAGCCAATCTGGAGCGCCTGCGCCAACTCACCGTGCGCACGCCGGTGCGGCTGATCGGCTTAAATTTCGTAGAGATGTTTGTCTGGCTCTCGCGCAGCACGCAGGCTGTCTCGCATTCGCGCGTGGATGAACAGGTCGCGCTGCCACCACCCGGCTGGGGGACGGTATGA
- a CDS encoding protein phosphatase 2C domain-containing protein, which produces MKENWRVIGASVQGVSHIKSGQPCQDAHAWAVLPNGTLIAAVADGAGSAALAEVGAQLAAQTTVNFLRQQLIETELPGDDAAWQTLLFEALKAARHRLEDEAQTRGCALRDLATTLIAVVATAGLAAAAHVGDGAAVLHTADELLLLAAPQMSEYVNETTFLVSADYLQAAQFSCWHGCAQQLALFTDGLQRLALQMPLQRPHAPFFAPLFQFAANAGAEAEAQLAAFLQSPRIAERADDDLTLVLAARSASGTVRGA; this is translated from the coding sequence ATGAAAGAAAACTGGCGCGTCATCGGCGCTTCGGTGCAAGGCGTCAGCCACATCAAGAGCGGGCAACCCTGTCAGGATGCGCACGCCTGGGCGGTGTTGCCGAATGGCACGCTCATCGCTGCTGTGGCGGATGGTGCGGGTTCGGCGGCGCTGGCCGAAGTCGGCGCGCAACTGGCGGCGCAAACGACGGTGAATTTCCTGCGGCAGCAACTCATCGAAACCGAATTGCCTGGCGACGACGCAGCCTGGCAGACGCTGTTGTTTGAAGCCTTGAAAGCCGCGCGGCACCGATTGGAAGATGAAGCGCAAACGCGCGGTTGTGCCTTGCGCGATTTGGCAACGACGTTGATCGCCGTCGTGGCGACCGCCGGACTGGCCGCCGCCGCGCACGTCGGCGATGGCGCGGCGGTGTTGCATACGGCGGACGAGTTGTTGCTGCTGGCCGCGCCTCAGATGAGCGAATACGTCAACGAGACGACCTTTCTGGTTTCCGCCGATTATTTGCAGGCCGCGCAATTCAGTTGCTGGCACGGATGCGCGCAGCAATTGGCGCTGTTCACCGACGGCTTGCAACGACTGGCCTTGCAAATGCCGCTGCAACGCCCACACGCGCCGTTCTTTGCGCCGCTGTTTCAGTTTGCGGCCAATGCGGGCGCAGAGGCCGAAGCGCAATTGGCCGCGTTCTTGCAATCGCCGCGCATTGCCGAACGGGCGGATGACGATTTGACACTGGTGTTGGCGGCGCGTAGCGCCTCCGGTACAGTACGGGGAGCGTGA